One Streptomyces sp. NBC_00454 genomic region harbors:
- a CDS encoding alpha/beta hydrolase, whose protein sequence is MPQVQQQWTSTRYAHNGDVQVAFDQLKGSEGEPLLLIMGLATARFWWPAGLCQAFGDAGFAVARYDQRDAGQSTRMPDTATTNPFKALFAKRGDAYTSEDMTDDAIAVMDELGWERAHVFGHSLGGAIAQRIALRHPDRVLSVTSSAALPSDVSGLGVLRYLRFGLLAKLARTKFPEGREGDIEAALTVWRGIASPGYPFDEAAARAWVEADVDSGPRDNKAQSRQIGAQWHGPRLRELRRPTLVLHGEQDPILRVGAGRATARAIEGARLVTYPGVGHDLPAALWTDIARQVGDMAVRQLRSGSAGVFGQPLSE, encoded by the coding sequence ATGCCCCAGGTGCAGCAGCAGTGGACGTCGACCCGGTACGCGCACAACGGTGACGTGCAGGTGGCCTTCGACCAACTGAAGGGCTCCGAGGGCGAACCGCTGCTGCTGATCATGGGGTTGGCCACCGCCCGGTTCTGGTGGCCGGCCGGACTGTGCCAGGCCTTCGGCGACGCCGGGTTCGCCGTGGCCCGCTACGACCAGCGCGACGCCGGCCAGTCGACCCGGATGCCGGACACCGCCACCACCAACCCCTTCAAGGCCTTGTTCGCCAAGCGCGGGGACGCCTACACCTCCGAGGACATGACCGACGACGCCATCGCTGTGATGGACGAACTCGGCTGGGAGCGAGCCCATGTCTTCGGCCACTCCCTGGGCGGCGCGATCGCCCAGCGGATCGCGCTGCGACACCCCGACCGGGTGCTCAGCGTCACCTCCTCGGCGGCCCTGCCCAGCGACGTCTCCGGGCTGGGGGTCCTGCGCTACCTGCGGTTCGGCCTGCTCGCCAAGCTCGCCCGGACCAAGTTCCCCGAGGGCCGCGAGGGCGACATCGAGGCCGCCCTCACCGTCTGGCGCGGCATCGCCTCCCCCGGCTACCCCTTCGACGAGGCCGCGGCCCGCGCCTGGGTCGAGGCCGACGTGGACAGCGGCCCGCGCGACAACAAGGCGCAGAGCCGCCAGATCGGCGCCCAGTGGCACGGACCCAGGCTCAGGGAGCTACGCCGACCCACCCTGGTCCTGCACGGCGAGCAGGACCCGATCCTGCGCGTCGGCGCGGGCCGCGCCACCGCCCGGGCCATCGAGGGCGCCCGCCTGGTGACCTACCCGGGCGTCGGCCACGACCTCCCCGCCGCCCTGTGGACCGACATCGCCCGCCAGGTCGGCGACATGGCGGTCCGCCAGTTGCGGTCAGGCAGTGCGGGCGTGTTCGGACAACCGCTGAGCGAGTGA